From a single Mycolicibacterium mengxianglii genomic region:
- a CDS encoding guanine deaminase, protein MSNVHLGHIFHLAGSPKVTEAARALVSIPDGALVVDDDGKVGYCGEKSGLPVEYAAATVHDHSSGFLLPGFVDTHVHFPQTYAYDAYGGGQLLEWLTLCMFPSESRFADPEFAQQAAVDFCDRRVEAGTTAAMVFGSAFPHAQDALFTETQKRGLRVVAGRGIQTVGGDTATPLVTSEEDAIRLAREEIDKWHAADTGDVDTALLHVAIVPRFSLSVTPETLENLGDLYDEVRDLGVYVHSHLNENNRPGTGEVDMTKENYQVNSYLDTYDGKFLPGSTPGGKSLLGRRTILAHSVHCQDRELARMAETGTSISHCPISQLFLGSGTMPWKRTVASGVNISAGSDVGGGDEYLIPRVLGDAFKQHITEPGDAGVSMHPAEMLFLGTLGGARALDMENRFGNFDVGKEADFVVIEPGRTPKLDAALKRGHRSEDPELARDQTLFGLLMGIRETSIAEVYVQGRRVT, encoded by the coding sequence GTGAGCAATGTCCATCTCGGCCACATCTTCCACCTGGCGGGAAGTCCCAAGGTCACCGAGGCCGCGCGGGCACTGGTGTCGATACCCGACGGTGCGCTCGTTGTCGATGACGACGGCAAGGTCGGCTACTGCGGCGAAAAGTCCGGGCTACCCGTCGAATACGCCGCCGCGACGGTGCACGACCACTCGTCGGGATTCCTGCTCCCGGGCTTCGTCGACACCCACGTCCACTTTCCGCAGACCTACGCCTACGACGCGTACGGCGGCGGTCAGCTCCTGGAATGGCTGACCCTGTGTATGTTCCCCTCCGAATCCCGCTTCGCCGACCCGGAATTCGCGCAGCAGGCGGCGGTGGACTTCTGCGATCGCCGCGTCGAGGCGGGCACGACAGCAGCGATGGTCTTCGGTTCGGCGTTCCCGCACGCGCAGGACGCGCTGTTCACCGAGACGCAGAAGCGGGGGCTGCGCGTGGTCGCCGGACGTGGGATCCAGACCGTCGGCGGCGACACCGCCACGCCGCTGGTGACCTCGGAGGAGGACGCCATCCGACTGGCTCGCGAGGAGATCGACAAGTGGCACGCCGCCGACACCGGTGACGTGGACACCGCGCTGCTGCACGTCGCGATCGTCCCGCGCTTCTCGCTGTCGGTGACCCCGGAGACGCTGGAGAACCTCGGCGACCTCTACGACGAAGTACGCGACCTGGGCGTCTACGTGCACAGCCACCTCAATGAGAACAACCGCCCCGGTACCGGTGAGGTGGACATGACCAAGGAGAACTATCAGGTCAACTCCTACCTGGACACCTACGACGGCAAATTCCTGCCCGGGTCCACACCGGGCGGCAAGAGCCTGCTCGGTCGGCGCACCATCCTCGCGCACAGCGTGCACTGCCAGGACCGGGAACTCGCGCGGATGGCCGAGACCGGGACCTCGATCTCGCACTGTCCCATCTCGCAGCTGTTCCTGGGTTCGGGCACGATGCCATGGAAGCGCACCGTTGCCTCCGGGGTGAACATCTCAGCGGGCAGCGACGTGGGCGGGGGTGACGAGTACCTGATCCCTCGGGTGCTGGGGGACGCGTTCAAACAGCACATCACCGAACCCGGCGACGCAGGGGTGTCCATGCATCCCGCCGAAATGCTCTTTCTCGGCACGCTCGGCGGCGCCCGCGCCCTCGACATGGAAAACCGGTTCGGCAACTTCGACGTCGGCAAAGAGGCGGACTTCGTGGTCATCGAACCCGGGCGCACCCCCAAACTCGACGCAGCGCTCAAGCGTGGCCACCGGTCCGAGGACCCTGAACTGGCCCGCGACCAAACACTTTTCGGCTTGCTGATGGGGATCCGGGAGACGTCGATCGCCGAGGTCTACGTTCAGGGGCGCCGGGTGACGTGA
- a CDS encoding SRPBCC family protein, with protein MQRPESRYVSVWIETSPAAAYAYVSDPRNLPDWAAGLADGAVTEVDGAWVASSPMGEVTIEFAPANEFGVADHVVRLPDGQAFYNPLRVLPDDQTEDRCEVVFTVRRRAGMSDDQFEADAAAVAADLRQLRRILGGQRE; from the coding sequence GTGCAGAGACCTGAATCTCGTTACGTCAGCGTCTGGATCGAGACCAGCCCAGCCGCGGCCTATGCCTATGTCTCCGATCCGCGGAACCTGCCCGATTGGGCCGCCGGCCTGGCCGACGGTGCGGTCACCGAGGTCGACGGCGCCTGGGTGGCTTCGTCGCCGATGGGGGAGGTGACCATCGAGTTCGCCCCCGCCAATGAGTTCGGTGTGGCCGATCACGTGGTGCGGTTACCGGACGGGCAAGCGTTCTACAACCCGCTGCGGGTGCTCCCTGACGACCAGACCGAGGACCGGTGCGAAGTGGTGTTCACAGTGCGTCGCCGTGCCGGGATGAGTGACGACCAGTTCGAGGCCGACGCCGCGGCGGTGGCTGCCGATTTAAGGCAGTTACGCAGAATTCTCGGCGGTCAACGCGAGTGA
- the treZ gene encoding malto-oligosyltrehalose trehalohydrolase — MPEHEFAVWAPNPDLVRLDVDGTVYPMTRSDDGWWRTAVEAAPDARYGFLLDDDPTVLPDPRSPRQPDGVHGRSQLWDPAAATWTDDLWSGRSIEGAVIYELHIGTFTDEGTLDAAIGKLDYLVDLGVDFVELMPVNAFSGTYGWGYDGVLWYAVHEPYGGPDALVRFIDVCHGRGLGVLIDAVFNHLGPSGNYLPRFGPYLSAASNPWGEGINIADADSDEVRSLVLGCALRWMRDFHADGLRLDAVHALVDTTAYHILEEMSAETAALSTQVGRSLSLIAETDRNDPRFITPRADGGLGMTAQWDDDIHHALHTAVSGERQGYYSDFGSMETLAQTLKHGYFHAGTYSSFRHRRHGRPLDTSTIPGYRLLAYTCTHDQIGNRATGDRPSAYLDAGQLAVSAALALLTPFTAMLFMGEEWAASTPFQFFSSHPEPELAEATRNGRKAEFASHGWDADDIPDPQDVATFQHSKLDWAELHTGEHAALLRLYRDLITLRKREPDLADFWLNHMDVDYDEDTRWIVLRRGAITIACNLGTETVSVPASGELVLGWGDPEVGTDATVLQAHSFAVVKG; from the coding sequence ATGCCTGAGCACGAATTCGCCGTCTGGGCGCCGAACCCCGACCTCGTCCGTCTCGACGTCGACGGCACGGTGTACCCGATGACCCGGTCCGATGACGGCTGGTGGCGCACCGCCGTCGAGGCCGCACCGGATGCCCGCTACGGCTTCCTGCTCGACGACGACCCCACGGTGCTGCCGGATCCGCGCTCGCCGCGGCAACCGGACGGCGTGCACGGCCGATCCCAGCTCTGGGACCCCGCCGCAGCGACGTGGACCGACGACCTGTGGTCGGGCCGCTCCATAGAGGGGGCGGTCATCTACGAGCTGCACATCGGCACCTTCACCGACGAGGGCACCCTCGACGCCGCCATCGGCAAGCTGGACTACCTGGTGGATCTCGGCGTCGACTTCGTGGAACTGATGCCGGTCAACGCCTTCAGCGGCACCTACGGCTGGGGTTACGACGGTGTCCTCTGGTACGCCGTGCACGAGCCCTACGGAGGCCCGGACGCGCTGGTGCGGTTCATCGATGTCTGTCACGGCCGGGGCCTTGGCGTGCTGATCGATGCGGTGTTCAACCACCTCGGGCCATCGGGCAATTATCTGCCGCGGTTCGGGCCGTACCTGTCCGCGGCCAGCAACCCGTGGGGTGAGGGCATCAACATCGCCGACGCCGACTCCGACGAGGTGCGCAGCCTGGTCCTCGGCTGTGCGCTGCGCTGGATGCGGGATTTCCATGCCGACGGTTTGCGCCTGGACGCAGTGCACGCGCTGGTGGATACCACGGCCTATCACATTCTGGAAGAGATGTCGGCCGAAACCGCCGCGCTCTCAACACAAGTGGGCCGTTCCCTGTCGCTGATCGCCGAGACCGACCGCAACGACCCGCGGTTCATCACTCCGCGCGCAGACGGTGGGCTCGGAATGACAGCACAGTGGGACGACGACATCCATCACGCCTTGCACACCGCGGTCTCGGGTGAACGGCAGGGCTACTACTCCGACTTCGGCTCGATGGAGACCTTGGCGCAGACGCTCAAACACGGCTACTTCCACGCGGGCACGTATTCGTCGTTCCGTCATCGACGACACGGAAGGCCGTTGGATACCAGCACCATTCCCGGATATCGGCTACTCGCCTACACCTGCACCCACGACCAGATCGGCAACCGCGCGACCGGCGACCGACCCTCGGCCTACCTCGACGCCGGCCAATTGGCGGTCAGCGCAGCGCTGGCACTGCTGACTCCGTTCACCGCCATGCTGTTCATGGGTGAGGAGTGGGCGGCCTCGACGCCGTTCCAGTTCTTCTCCTCGCACCCCGAACCCGAACTGGCCGAGGCCACCCGCAACGGCCGCAAAGCCGAATTCGCCTCTCACGGGTGGGATGCCGACGACATTCCCGACCCGCAGGACGTCGCGACCTTCCAACACTCCAAGCTCGATTGGGCCGAACTCCACACCGGTGAGCACGCTGCTCTGCTCCGGCTCTACCGCGACCTGATCACCCTGCGCAAACGCGAACCCGACCTCGCCGACTTCTGGCTCAACCACATGGACGTCGACTATGACGAGGACACCCGGTGGATCGTGCTGCGGCGCGGCGCCATCACCATCGCGTGCAACCTGGGAACCGAGACGGTGTCGGTGCCCGCGTCAGGTGAGCTGGTGCTGGGCTGGGGTGACCCCGAGGTCGGCACCGACGCCACTGTGCTGCAGGCGCATTCGTTCGCAGTCGTCAAGGGGTGA
- a CDS encoding antibiotic biosynthesis monooxygenase, translated as MTTQQGTDDAVTVIIGLHVCRGAEQQFLAWQHTMNAAASRYRGFLAAEVNEPTEGRPDWGVVYRFDSLANLRTWLDSSTRQSLLAAGAEFVDGPPTQQVVSGADKPADQLVTVVVTHRVLPDQVDDFLAWQERMQLAESEFDGYRGAELFRPVEGVQDEWTAMYRYRSAADLEAWLASDTRSRLLEAGKKFSDFQMRTVESSFGSWFAFDKKGRDVAPPSGVKTSVAVWVGLYPTVVLLTLAMDPLHLPLWLGMLVGNLVSSFIMSFVVMPYYVNKLLGRWLWPRPDASTTQANVRGVTVVAVLTVFWALVFYLVTAVFWPLA; from the coding sequence ATGACCACCCAGCAGGGCACCGACGACGCCGTGACAGTCATCATCGGCCTTCATGTGTGTCGTGGAGCCGAGCAGCAGTTCCTGGCCTGGCAACACACCATGAACGCCGCTGCGTCGCGCTACCGGGGTTTCCTCGCCGCCGAGGTCAATGAGCCCACCGAAGGGCGACCGGACTGGGGCGTGGTGTACCGCTTCGACTCCCTGGCGAACCTGCGGACCTGGCTGGACAGCTCGACCCGGCAGTCGCTGCTGGCGGCAGGCGCCGAGTTCGTCGATGGGCCTCCGACCCAACAGGTGGTCAGCGGCGCCGACAAACCGGCCGATCAACTGGTGACCGTGGTGGTGACCCACCGGGTGCTTCCCGATCAGGTGGACGATTTCCTGGCCTGGCAGGAGCGGATGCAATTGGCCGAGAGCGAGTTCGACGGCTACCGGGGGGCCGAACTCTTCCGCCCCGTCGAGGGCGTGCAGGACGAATGGACCGCGATGTACCGCTACCGCAGCGCCGCCGACCTCGAAGCGTGGCTGGCGTCGGACACCCGCAGCCGGTTGCTCGAGGCAGGTAAGAAATTCAGCGACTTCCAGATGCGCACGGTGGAAAGCTCATTCGGCAGCTGGTTCGCCTTCGACAAGAAGGGCCGCGACGTGGCCCCGCCCTCGGGGGTGAAGACCTCGGTGGCGGTGTGGGTCGGCCTGTATCCGACGGTGGTGTTGTTGACGCTGGCAATGGACCCGCTGCACCTGCCGCTGTGGCTGGGCATGCTCGTCGGGAACCTGGTGTCCAGCTTCATCATGAGCTTCGTGGTCATGCCCTATTACGTCAACAAGCTGCTGGGCCGTTGGTTGTGGCCGCGTCCAGACGCCTCGACAACGCAGGCCAACGTCCGCGGCGTGACCGTGGTCGCTGTCCTGACGGTGTTCTGGGCGCTGGTGTTCTACCTCGTGACTGCAGTGTTCTGGCCGCTTGCCTAG
- the rarD gene encoding EamA family transporter RarD produces the protein MSGPEAAPRSTGLLYGLGAYGSWGLFPAFFPLLKPAGSFEVLAHRIVWTLALMVAVIAAVRRFGDLRTITGRVWLLLVLASGLISVNWVIYVYAVNNGHVVDAALGYFINPLVSVALGMLLFREKLTRAQGVALGIAVTAVVILAVQVGSPPWIALGLAFSFGLYGAVKKAVPTDPRVSVGIESAIAAPVAIAYIAVIEIGGQGHFVGSGSWHTALMVLSGPVTAIPLLFFAAAAQRLPLVTLGLLMYITPAMQLTWGIVVGHEPMPPARWLGFALIWVALAVFSVDAIVRTRRSTEKAPLPLL, from the coding sequence GTGAGCGGCCCCGAGGCCGCGCCGAGATCCACCGGACTGCTCTACGGCCTCGGCGCGTACGGGAGCTGGGGGCTGTTCCCCGCGTTCTTCCCGCTGCTGAAACCGGCGGGCTCGTTCGAGGTGCTCGCACACCGCATCGTGTGGACGTTGGCGCTGATGGTCGCCGTCATTGCCGCCGTGCGCCGATTCGGCGACCTGCGCACCATCACCGGCCGGGTATGGCTACTACTGGTACTCGCCTCCGGGCTGATCTCGGTGAACTGGGTCATCTACGTCTACGCCGTCAACAACGGGCATGTGGTGGACGCCGCCCTGGGATATTTCATCAACCCGCTGGTCAGCGTCGCGCTCGGAATGCTGCTGTTCCGGGAGAAGTTGACCAGGGCCCAGGGGGTGGCCCTCGGCATCGCCGTCACCGCAGTCGTGATCCTGGCCGTGCAGGTGGGGTCGCCGCCGTGGATCGCCCTGGGATTGGCCTTTTCCTTCGGGCTCTACGGCGCGGTCAAAAAAGCTGTACCCACCGATCCCAGGGTCAGTGTCGGAATCGAATCGGCCATCGCCGCGCCGGTGGCCATCGCCTATATCGCGGTCATCGAGATCGGCGGACAGGGCCACTTCGTGGGCTCCGGGTCGTGGCACACCGCATTGATGGTGCTGTCCGGGCCGGTCACTGCGATCCCGTTGCTGTTCTTCGCCGCGGCGGCGCAACGTCTTCCGCTGGTGACGCTCGGGCTGCTGATGTACATCACCCCGGCCATGCAGCTGACCTGGGGCATCGTCGTCGGCCATGAACCGATGCCACCCGCGCGCTGGCTCGGCTTCGCCCTGATCTGGGTGGCCCTGGCGGTGTTCAGCGTCGACGCGATCGTACGGACCAGACGGTCGACCGAAAAGGCCCCGCTACCGCTGCTCTAG
- the dnaE gene encoding DNA polymerase III subunit alpha, with amino-acid sequence MGTTGSSSGSFVHLHNHTEYSMLDGAAKVKPMLAEAQRLEMPAIGMTDHGNMFGASEFYNAATDVGIKPIIGVEAYIAPASRFETKRVLWGDPGQKSDDVSGSGSYTHMTMVAENATGLRNLFKLSSLASFEGQLGKWSRMDAEIIAEHAEGIIATTGCPSGEVQTRLRLGHENEAIEAAAKWRDIFGPENFFLEIMDHGLDIERRVRDGLLEVGRKLNIPPLATNDCHYVTREASHSHEALLCVQTGKTLSDPTRFKFDGDGYYLKSAADMRALWDDQVPGACDSTLLIAERVQSYADVWTPKDRMPVFPVPEGHDQASWLTHEVTVGLERRFPDGVPQEYTDRALFEIKVICDKGFPAYFLIVADLINYARSVGIRVGPGRGSAAGSLVAYAMGITNIDPIPHGLLFERFLNPERPSAPDIDIDFDDRRRGEMLRYAANKWGSDRVAQVITFGTIKTKAALKDSARVNYGQPGFAIADRITKALPPPIMAKDIPLSGITDPNHERYKEAAEVRSLIDTDPDVRTIYETARGLEGLVRNAGVHACAVIMSSEPLIDAIPLWRRPQDGAVITGWDYPSCEAIGLLKMDFLGLRNLTIIGDAIENIKANRGIDLDLESLTLDDPAAYELLGRGDTLGVFQLDGSAMRDLLRRMQPTEFNDIVAVLALYRPGPMGMNAHNDYADRKNGRQAVKPIHPELEEPLKEILAETHGLIVYQEQIMLIAQKVASYSMGKADALRKAMGKKKLEVLEAEYKGFLEGMTANGFSAAAVKALWDTILPFAGYAFNKSHAAGYGLVSYWTAYLKANYPAEYMAGLLTSVGDDKDKAAVYLADCRRLGITVLPPDVNESVQNFASVGHDIRFGLGAVRNVGANVVASLVNTRKERGKFTDFSDYLNKIDIAACNKKVTESLVKAGAFDSLGHPRKGLFLVHTDAVDSVLGTKKAEAMGQFDLFGSGDGGADAAVDSVFTIKVPEEEWEDKHKLALEREMLGLYVSGHPLNGVAHLLAAQTDTQIPAILDGDIANDTQVRVGGILASVNRRVNKNGLPWASAQLEDLTGGIEVLFFPQTYSAFGHDIADDAVVLVGAKVAIRDDRISLIANELVVPDFSSAQADRPLAVSLPTRQCTIDKVSALKQVLARHPGTSQVHLRLISGERITTLELDQALRVTPSSALMGDLKALLGPGCLGG; translated from the coding sequence ATGGGTACCACTGGTTCTTCTTCGGGGTCTTTTGTGCATCTGCACAACCACACCGAGTACTCGATGCTCGACGGCGCCGCGAAGGTGAAACCCATGCTCGCCGAGGCCCAGCGCCTCGAGATGCCGGCGATCGGGATGACCGACCACGGCAACATGTTCGGTGCCAGCGAGTTCTACAACGCCGCCACCGACGTCGGCATCAAGCCGATCATCGGCGTCGAGGCCTACATCGCCCCCGCTTCACGCTTCGAGACCAAGCGCGTGCTGTGGGGTGACCCGGGCCAGAAGTCCGACGACGTGTCCGGCAGCGGCTCCTACACCCACATGACGATGGTCGCCGAGAACGCGACCGGGCTGCGCAACCTGTTCAAGCTGTCCTCGCTGGCGTCATTCGAAGGTCAGCTGGGCAAGTGGTCCCGGATGGACGCCGAGATCATCGCCGAGCATGCCGAGGGCATCATCGCCACCACCGGCTGCCCGTCCGGTGAGGTGCAGACCCGGCTGCGGCTCGGTCACGAAAACGAGGCGATCGAAGCCGCCGCCAAATGGCGCGACATCTTCGGTCCGGAGAACTTCTTCCTCGAGATCATGGACCACGGTCTCGATATCGAGCGCCGGGTCCGCGACGGCCTGTTGGAGGTCGGGCGCAAGCTCAACATTCCGCCGCTGGCCACCAACGACTGCCACTACGTCACCCGCGAGGCCTCCCACAGCCACGAGGCGCTGCTGTGTGTGCAGACCGGCAAGACCCTCTCGGACCCCACCCGGTTCAAGTTCGACGGCGACGGCTACTACCTCAAATCCGCCGCCGATATGCGGGCCCTGTGGGACGACCAGGTGCCGGGAGCATGTGACTCGACGCTGCTGATCGCCGAGCGGGTGCAGTCCTACGCCGACGTGTGGACGCCCAAGGACCGGATGCCGGTGTTCCCGGTGCCGGAGGGCCATGACCAGGCCTCCTGGTTGACGCACGAGGTGACCGTCGGGCTGGAGCGCCGCTTCCCCGACGGAGTTCCGCAGGAGTACACCGACCGGGCACTGTTCGAGATCAAGGTGATCTGCGACAAGGGCTTCCCGGCGTACTTCCTGATCGTCGCCGACCTGATCAACTACGCCCGCTCGGTGGGCATCCGGGTCGGGCCGGGCCGCGGCTCGGCGGCGGGCTCGCTGGTGGCCTACGCCATGGGTATCACCAACATCGACCCGATCCCGCACGGTCTGCTGTTCGAACGGTTCCTCAACCCGGAGCGTCCGTCGGCCCCCGATATCGACATCGACTTCGACGACCGCCGCCGCGGCGAGATGCTGCGGTATGCCGCCAACAAGTGGGGCAGTGACCGGGTGGCCCAGGTCATCACCTTCGGCACCATCAAAACGAAAGCGGCGCTGAAGGATTCAGCTCGGGTCAACTACGGCCAGCCGGGCTTCGCGATCGCCGACCGCATCACCAAGGCGCTGCCGCCGCCCATCATGGCCAAGGACATCCCGCTGTCGGGGATCACCGACCCCAACCATGAGCGGTACAAGGAAGCCGCCGAGGTCCGCAGCCTGATCGACACCGATCCCGACGTGCGGACCATCTACGAGACCGCGCGTGGCCTCGAGGGTCTGGTCCGCAACGCCGGTGTGCACGCCTGCGCGGTGATCATGAGCTCCGAGCCGCTCATCGACGCGATTCCACTGTGGCGCCGCCCGCAGGACGGTGCGGTGATCACCGGCTGGGACTACCCGTCGTGTGAGGCCATCGGCCTGCTGAAAATGGACTTCCTGGGTCTGCGGAACCTGACGATCATCGGCGACGCGATCGAGAACATCAAGGCCAACCGCGGCATCGACCTCGATCTGGAATCGCTGACACTCGACGATCCGGCTGCTTATGAGCTGCTGGGCCGCGGCGACACACTGGGTGTGTTCCAGCTCGACGGCAGCGCGATGCGAGACCTGCTCCGGCGTATGCAGCCCACCGAGTTCAACGACATCGTGGCCGTGCTGGCGCTGTACCGGCCCGGGCCGATGGGCATGAACGCGCACAACGACTACGCCGACCGGAAGAACGGTCGACAAGCCGTCAAACCGATCCATCCGGAGCTGGAGGAACCGCTCAAGGAGATCTTGGCCGAGACCCACGGCCTCATCGTCTACCAAGAGCAGATCATGCTCATCGCGCAGAAGGTCGCCTCGTACTCGATGGGCAAGGCCGATGCGCTGCGTAAGGCCATGGGTAAGAAGAAGCTCGAAGTGCTCGAGGCCGAATACAAGGGCTTCCTGGAAGGTATGACCGCCAACGGTTTCTCCGCGGCAGCGGTGAAAGCGTTGTGGGACACCATTCTTCCGTTCGCGGGCTACGCGTTCAACAAATCGCACGCTGCCGGCTACGGCCTGGTGTCCTACTGGACGGCTTATCTCAAGGCGAACTACCCGGCTGAGTACATGGCCGGATTGCTCACCTCCGTCGGTGACGACAAGGACAAGGCCGCGGTCTACCTGGCCGACTGCCGCCGACTCGGCATCACGGTGCTGCCGCCGGATGTCAACGAGTCGGTGCAGAACTTCGCCTCGGTGGGCCACGACATCCGGTTCGGCCTCGGCGCGGTGCGCAATGTCGGGGCGAATGTGGTTGCCTCACTGGTCAATACCCGCAAGGAACGGGGCAAGTTCACCGACTTCTCGGATTATCTGAACAAGATCGACATCGCCGCCTGCAACAAGAAGGTGACGGAGTCACTGGTCAAGGCCGGTGCGTTCGATTCTCTGGGACACCCACGCAAGGGTCTGTTCCTGGTGCACACCGATGCGGTCGACTCGGTGCTGGGCACCAAGAAGGCCGAAGCGATGGGCCAGTTCGACTTGTTCGGCAGCGGCGACGGGGGCGCCGACGCCGCGGTGGATTCGGTGTTCACCATCAAGGTGCCCGAGGAGGAATGGGAAGACAAACACAAGCTGGCGCTGGAGCGCGAGATGCTCGGGCTGTATGTGTCCGGGCATCCGCTCAACGGGGTGGCGCACCTGCTGGCCGCCCAGACCGACACCCAGATCCCGGCCATCCTCGACGGCGATATCGCCAACGACACCCAGGTCAGGGTGGGCGGCATCCTGGCGTCGGTGAATCGCCGGGTCAACAAGAACGGCCTGCCGTGGGCTTCGGCGCAGCTCGAGGATCTCACCGGCGGTATCGAGGTGTTGTTCTTCCCGCAGACCTACTCGGCGTTCGGCCATGACATCGCCGACGACGCCGTGGTCCTGGTGGGGGCCAAGGTGGCCATCCGCGACGACCGGATCTCGCTGATCGCCAATGAGCTTGTGGTGCCGGACTTTTCCAGCGCGCAGGCAGACCGTCCGCTGGCGGTCAGCCTGCCCACCCGACAGTGCACCATCGACAAGGTGAGTGCGCTCAAGCAGGTGCTGGCCCGCCACCCGGGCACCTCGCAGGTGCACTTGCGGCTGATCTCCGGGGAGCGCATCACCACGCTGGAACTCGATCAGGCGCTGCGGGTCACCCCGTCTTCGGCTCTGATGGGCGATCTCAAAGCGTTGCTGGGCCCGGGCTGCCTCGGCGGCTGA
- a CDS encoding SecDF P1 head subdomain-containing protein produces the protein MMDERARAAATRRRRISIAIIAAIVGVAIVVPIAGALLTQLFGSDAAPAQRGAASTSAAPPEYTIKPLAVRPVLAVEGVLSDQCPPAAPTPPGAELRTCDFARTALYTLGPEAVRLQLVRVDSLLSPITKGYIVQVAMNPESARAFADFTGTQIGKQVAFVRASVVVSAPEISEKIAGDTLQLSGNLTEPQSQEMARLLRDEA, from the coding sequence ATGATGGACGAGCGGGCTCGCGCGGCGGCCACGCGGCGACGCAGGATCTCGATCGCCATCATCGCGGCCATTGTCGGGGTTGCCATCGTGGTGCCGATCGCGGGCGCGCTGCTGACCCAGCTGTTCGGCTCCGATGCCGCGCCCGCCCAGCGGGGTGCGGCGTCCACGTCGGCAGCCCCGCCGGAGTACACCATCAAGCCGCTGGCGGTGCGCCCGGTCCTCGCCGTCGAAGGGGTGTTGTCCGACCAGTGCCCACCGGCAGCACCGACACCGCCCGGCGCAGAGTTGCGTACCTGCGACTTCGCCCGGACCGCGCTGTACACGCTGGGCCCGGAGGCGGTGCGGTTGCAACTGGTCCGGGTGGACTCGCTGCTGTCACCGATCACCAAGGGGTACATCGTGCAGGTGGCGATGAATCCCGAGTCGGCCCGGGCCTTCGCCGACTTCACCGGGACGCAGATCGGAAAGCAGGTCGCCTTCGTACGGGCGTCGGTGGTGGTTTCGGCGCCGGAGATCTCGGAGAAGATCGCCGGCGACACCCTGCAGCTGTCGGGGAACCTCACCGAACCGCAGTCCCAGGAGATGGCCCGGCTGCTGCGCGACGAGGCCTGA
- the ilvA gene encoding threonine ammonia-lyase IlvA produces MSAEPSLNSRTVPPLSAADIDAAAQRISGVVAASPLQFSDRLSQLTGALVYLKREDLQSVRSYKLRGAYNMLMQLSPEEIAAGVVCSSAGNHAQGFALACRSMGIHGRVYVPAKTPKQKRDRIRYHGGEFIELIVGGSTYDLAAEAARADVARTGATLVPPYDDLRTMAGQGTIAVEILDQLESEPDLIIVPVGGGGCISGITSYVSERTTRTSVLGVEPAGAACMVAALAAGGPVVLEHVDQFVDGAAVNRAGTLPFAALSAADDMVALTTVDEGAVCTAMLDLYQNEGIIAEPAGALSVAGLLEADIAPGSVVVCLISGGNNDVSRYGEVLERSLVHLGLKHYFLVDFPQEPGALRRFLDGVLGPNDDITLFEYVKRNNRETGEALVGIELSSAAGLDGLLERMRASECHVEALEPGSPAYRYLT; encoded by the coding sequence GTGTCCGCTGAACCGAGCCTGAATTCCCGTACGGTGCCGCCGCTCTCCGCGGCCGATATCGACGCGGCGGCTCAGCGAATCAGTGGCGTGGTCGCTGCCAGCCCCCTGCAGTTCAGCGACCGGCTGTCCCAGCTCACCGGTGCATTGGTCTACCTCAAGCGGGAGGATCTGCAGTCGGTGCGCTCGTACAAGCTGCGCGGCGCCTACAACATGCTGATGCAGCTGAGCCCCGAGGAGATCGCCGCCGGCGTGGTGTGCTCCTCGGCAGGCAACCATGCCCAGGGTTTCGCGCTGGCCTGCCGCTCGATGGGCATCCACGGCCGGGTGTACGTGCCGGCGAAGACCCCCAAGCAGAAGCGGGACCGTATCCGCTACCACGGGGGTGAGTTCATCGAACTGATCGTCGGTGGCTCCACCTACGACCTCGCCGCCGAAGCCGCACGTGCCGACGTCGCCCGCACCGGCGCCACGTTGGTGCCGCCGTACGACGACCTGCGGACCATGGCCGGGCAGGGAACCATTGCCGTCGAGATCCTCGACCAGCTCGAGAGCGAACCCGACCTGATCATCGTTCCGGTCGGTGGCGGCGGCTGCATCAGTGGGATCACCAGCTATGTGAGCGAGCGCACCACCCGAACCTCCGTCCTCGGGGTCGAGCCTGCCGGTGCCGCGTGCATGGTGGCGGCGCTGGCCGCTGGAGGGCCTGTCGTCCTGGAGCATGTCGACCAGTTCGTCGACGGGGCCGCGGTCAACCGGGCCGGGACATTGCCGTTCGCGGCACTGTCGGCCGCCGACGACATGGTGGCACTGACGACCGTCGACGAGGGTGCGGTCTGCACTGCGATGCTGGATCTCTACCAGAACGAGGGCATCATCGCCGAGCCGGCCGGTGCGCTGTCGGTCGCGGGTCTGCTGGAGGCGGATATCGCTCCCGGGTCCGTGGTGGTGTGCCTGATCTCCGGCGGCAACAACGACGTGTCCCGCTACGGCGAGGTCCTGGAACGCTCGCTGGTGCACCTCGGGCTCAAGCATTACTTCCTGGTCGACTTTCCGCAGGAGCCCGGTGCGCTGCGCCGCTTCCTCGATGGCGTTCTCGGACCCAATGACGACATCACGCTGTTCGAGTACGTCAAGCGCAACAATCGCGAGACCGGTGAAGCGCTCGTTGGCATCGAGTTGAGCTCGGCCGCGGGGCTCGACGGCCTGCTGGAGCGGATGCGGGCCTCGGAGTGCCATGTCGAGGCCCTCGAACCCGGCTCACCGGCCTACCGTTACCTCACCTAG